A section of the Rhodobacter sp. genome encodes:
- a CDS encoding protocatechuate 3,4-dioxygenase (extradiol catechol dioxygenase that catalyzes the oxidative cleavage of substituted catechols; part of the bacterial aromatic compound degradation pathway) — MARILGGITTSHIPAVGNAIQNKLYDDPYWKPFFDGYPKVHAWIDEHKPDYVINIYNDHGLGFFLDRMPTFAIGAAHEYRNEDEGWGLPALDPFPGAPELSWHIIESLVADEFDITSCQELAVDHGFVVPMQLFWPNAPHHPHMPKAVPISANTVQHPIPTLNRALNFGKALRKALLSFPEKDAKIVVLGTGGLSHQLDGQRAGFINKEFDQYCLENIVHNPEELTKITRQELVKNAGAQGTEFLMWMMMRGALGDDVTEVTRNYHIPISNTAAGTLLLECAA; from the coding sequence ATGGCACGCATTCTCGGTGGCATCACCACCTCGCACATCCCCGCCGTGGGCAACGCGATCCAGAACAAGCTCTACGACGATCCCTATTGGAAGCCGTTTTTCGATGGCTACCCCAAGGTTCACGCCTGGATCGACGAGCACAAGCCCGACTATGTGATCAACATCTACAACGACCACGGGCTGGGCTTTTTCCTGGACCGGATGCCGACCTTCGCGATCGGCGCCGCGCATGAATACAGGAACGAGGACGAAGGCTGGGGCCTGCCCGCGCTCGATCCGTTCCCGGGCGCGCCGGAACTGAGCTGGCACATCATCGAATCGCTGGTGGCGGATGAATTCGACATCACCTCGTGCCAGGAACTGGCGGTGGACCACGGATTTGTGGTGCCGATGCAACTGTTCTGGCCGAACGCGCCGCACCATCCGCACATGCCCAAGGCGGTGCCGATCAGCGCGAACACCGTGCAACACCCGATTCCAACGTTGAACCGGGCGCTGAACTTCGGCAAGGCGCTGCGCAAGGCGCTGTTGTCCTTCCCCGAGAAGGACGCGAAGATCGTCGTGCTGGGCACCGGCGGGCTGTCGCACCAGCTGGACGGGCAGCGCGCGGGCTTCATCAACAAGGAGTTCGACCAGTATTGCCTGGAGAACATCGTCCACAACCCTGAGGAACTGACCAAGATCACCCGCCAGGAGCTGGTCAAGAACGCGGGCGCCCAGGGGACTGAATTCCTGATGTGGATGATGATGCGCGGCGCGCTGGGTGACGACGTGACCGAGGTCACGCGCAACTACCACATCCCGATTTCGAACACCGCCGCCGGCACGCTGCTGCTGGAATGCGCGGCCTGA
- a CDS encoding protocatechuate 4,5-dioxygenase subunit alpha produces MHDMPGYDYHIDIPGTTLFDGKMAMKGYALNKMCYSFNQKVNREAFLADEEGFMAKYGLNDEQKEAIRKRDVLGLIAAGGNIYYLAKFAGIFKLSVQDVGGLQTGRTTQEFKDYLASQA; encoded by the coding sequence ATGCACGACATGCCCGGTTACGACTATCACATCGACATCCCTGGCACGACGCTGTTCGACGGCAAGATGGCGATGAAGGGCTATGCCCTGAACAAGATGTGCTATTCGTTCAACCAGAAGGTCAACCGCGAGGCTTTCCTGGCCGATGAGGAAGGCTTCATGGCGAAGTATGGCCTCAACGACGAGCAGAAAGAGGCCATTCGCAAGCGCGACGTGCTCGGTCTGATCGCCGCCGGCGGCAACATCTATTACCTCGCCAAGTTCGCCGGCATCTTCAAGCTGTCGGTGCAGGATGTGGGCGGTCTGCAAACGGGCCGCACCACGCAGGAATTCAAGGACTACCTGGCCAGCCAGGCTTGA
- a CDS encoding amidohydrolase family protein has product MDKDWLVYHPNPKAPDFRLPAGSVDAHCHVFGPSAQFPYAPERKYTPGDAGKDKLFALRDFLGFERNVIVQATCHGKDNRAMVDACLAAGDRARGVASVGKDISRDDLKALHESGVRGVRFNFVKRLVDATPQEVFIGIAEKIQEFGWSIVVYFEAADLEGLTPFLRKLPGIIVVDHMGRPDVTKGVDHPDFQRFIDLMAQNENIWSKVTCPERLTAQGAPYDDVVPFYQAIVDRFDDRVLWGTDWPHPNMKSHMPDDGALVDYIPRIARTDAQRRKLLIDNPMRLYWAQ; this is encoded by the coding sequence ATGGACAAGGACTGGCTGGTCTATCACCCGAACCCGAAAGCGCCCGATTTCAGGCTGCCCGCGGGTTCCGTCGATGCCCATTGCCACGTCTTCGGCCCGTCGGCCCAGTTCCCCTATGCGCCTGAGCGCAAGTATACACCGGGTGACGCAGGCAAGGACAAGTTGTTCGCCCTGCGCGATTTTCTGGGATTCGAACGCAACGTGATCGTGCAGGCGACCTGTCATGGCAAGGACAACCGCGCCATGGTCGATGCCTGCCTCGCCGCGGGCGACAGGGCGCGGGGCGTGGCCTCGGTCGGCAAGGACATCTCGCGCGACGACTTGAAGGCGTTGCATGAGAGCGGCGTGCGCGGCGTGCGCTTCAACTTTGTCAAGCGGCTGGTCGATGCGACACCGCAAGAGGTTTTTATCGGGATTGCCGAAAAGATCCAGGAATTCGGCTGGTCCATCGTCGTCTATTTCGAGGCCGCGGATCTCGAGGGGCTGACCCCCTTCCTGCGCAAGTTGCCCGGCATCATCGTGGTCGATCACATGGGCCGGCCCGACGTGACCAAGGGCGTCGATCACCCGGATTTCCAGCGGTTCATCGACCTGATGGCGCAAAACGAGAACATCTGGAGCAAGGTCACCTGCCCGGAACGCCTGACCGCGCAGGGTGCGCCCTATGACGATGTGGTGCCCTTCTACCAGGCGATCGTCGATCGTTTCGACGACCGGGTCCTGTGGGGCACCGACTGGCCGCATCCGAACATGAAATCCCACATGCCCGATGACGGCGCGCTGGTGGACTACATTCCGCGAATCGCGCGGACCGACGCCCAGCGGCGCAAGCTGCTGATCGACAACCCGATGCGCCTGTATTGGGCGCAGTAG
- a CDS encoding LysR family transcriptional regulator, which translates to MTDSLPNLRHMRVFLETVRTGSVSGAADRCGLSQPAATQALARLESEVGTPLLARRTRQFAPTPCGALFVRRVEAALAHLHAGARAALRGARESTRRAAFDHLVTAAQIRALVAVSGSGSFTIAARHLGLAQPTVHRAARSLEEVAGVPFFLTTATGVELTPAAQAFTLGAKLAQAEIRQGFEEIGRELGDDRGTFTLGSLPLARTTIVPRATHALIAATQGVQVRVVDGRYPELLRSLREGDLDCLIGALRTPPPAEDVTQEPLFEDALVIVAHPSHPLAGRANLRIEDTLAYPWVAPPKTTPAGSYLFETLRIDQRPRTPVRVVASSLVFLRGLLAQGDYISIISRHQIATEIRDGHIAPLDIALTGGSRDIGLTYRSSWRPTATQARLLALLRAAIP; encoded by the coding sequence ATGACCGACAGTCTGCCGAACCTGCGCCACATGCGGGTGTTCCTGGAAACGGTGCGAACCGGCTCGGTCTCGGGCGCGGCCGACCGCTGCGGCCTGTCGCAGCCGGCCGCGACCCAGGCCCTCGCGCGGCTCGAATCCGAGGTCGGCACCCCCCTGCTGGCGCGCCGCACCCGCCAGTTCGCGCCGACACCCTGCGGCGCGCTGTTCGTCCGCCGGGTCGAGGCCGCGCTCGCCCATCTGCACGCCGGCGCCCGCGCGGCGCTCAGGGGCGCACGCGAAAGCACCCGGCGCGCGGCTTTCGACCATCTGGTGACCGCCGCGCAGATCCGCGCGCTGGTGGCCGTGTCGGGCAGCGGCAGCTTCACCATCGCCGCCCGCCACCTGGGTCTGGCGCAACCCACTGTCCACCGCGCCGCCCGCTCGCTGGAAGAGGTCGCCGGCGTGCCGTTCTTCCTGACCACCGCGACCGGGGTCGAACTGACCCCGGCGGCGCAGGCCTTCACGCTGGGCGCCAAGTTGGCCCAGGCCGAGATCCGCCAGGGATTCGAGGAAATCGGCCGCGAACTGGGCGACGACCGCGGCACGTTCACCCTGGGCTCGCTCCCCCTCGCCCGCACCACCATCGTGCCGCGCGCCACGCACGCGCTGATCGCCGCGACGCAGGGTGTGCAGGTGCGCGTGGTCGACGGCCGCTATCCCGAACTCCTGCGCAGCCTGCGCGAGGGCGATCTCGACTGCCTGATCGGCGCCCTGCGCACCCCCCCGCCGGCCGAGGACGTGACCCAGGAACCCCTGTTCGAGGACGCGCTGGTGATCGTTGCCCACCCCAGCCACCCGCTGGCCGGGCGCGCGAACCTGCGGATCGAGGACACGCTCGCCTACCCCTGGGTCGCACCGCCCAAAACGACGCCCGCCGGAAGCTACCTGTTCGAAACCCTGCGTATCGACCAACGGCCCCGCACGCCGGTGCGGGTCGTGGCCTCGTCCCTGGTGTTCCTGCGCGGCCTGCTGGCACAGGGCGATTACATCTCGATCATCTCGCGCCATCAGATCGCCACCGAAATCCGCGATGGCCACATCGCCCCGCTCGACATCGCCCTGACCGGCGGCAGCCGGGACATCGGGCTGACCTACCGCAGCAGCTGGCGCCCGACGGCCACGCAGGCACGCCTCCTCGCCCTGCTGCGCGCCGCCATCCCCTGA
- the betA gene encoding choline dehydrogenase, whose product MQAEYVIVGAGSGGSAVAWRLAEAGHSVAVIEFGGSDAGPFIQMPGALSYPMNMARYDWGLASEPEPGLNNRRMATPRGKVLGGSSSVNGMVYVRGHARDYDHWAEQGADGWAFADVLPYFKRMEHWHGAEDAGGGREWRGHDGPLHVSRGARANPLFDAFIEAGRQAGYRVTRDYNGCQQEGFGAMEATIWRGERWSAAKAYLRPAMRTGRVRVIRGLAARVVMDGTRATGVALADGRVVTAAREVILAASSINTPKLLMLSGIGPAEHLRAQGIAVVADRAGVGGNLQDHLELYLQFATREPISLFKYWNAWGKAWVGAQWLLFGKGPGASNQFESCGFIRSRAGIDYPDIQYHFLPIAVRYDGKAVADGHGFQAHVGPMRSKSRGTVRLRSSDPAEAPEIRFNYMSHPDDWTEFRTAIRLTREIMAQPAMAQHVKHEIQPGAAIQDDAALDDFIRAHAESAYHPCGTARMGRVDDPLAVVDPQGRVIGVQGLRVADSSVFPRITNGNLNAPSILTGEKMADHILGREPLPASNLEPWIHPDWRVAQR is encoded by the coding sequence ATGCAGGCGGAATACGTGATCGTGGGCGCTGGCTCGGGCGGGTCGGCGGTGGCCTGGCGGCTGGCCGAGGCAGGGCATTCGGTCGCCGTGATCGAATTCGGAGGCTCGGATGCCGGCCCGTTCATCCAGATGCCGGGCGCGTTGTCCTATCCGATGAACATGGCGCGCTATGACTGGGGTTTGGCGTCGGAACCCGAACCCGGGCTGAACAACCGCCGCATGGCGACGCCGCGCGGCAAGGTGCTGGGCGGGTCGAGCAGCGTCAACGGCATGGTCTATGTGCGCGGCCATGCGCGCGACTATGACCATTGGGCCGAGCAGGGCGCGGATGGCTGGGCCTTTGCCGATGTGCTGCCCTATTTCAAGCGCATGGAGCATTGGCACGGCGCCGAGGATGCGGGCGGCGGGCGCGAGTGGCGGGGCCACGACGGGCCTTTGCATGTCTCGCGGGGCGCGCGCGCGAACCCGCTGTTCGATGCCTTCATCGAGGCGGGGCGGCAGGCGGGCTATCGCGTCACGCGCGATTACAACGGCTGCCAGCAGGAAGGCTTCGGTGCCATGGAGGCGACGATCTGGCGCGGGGAACGCTGGTCGGCGGCCAAGGCCTATCTCAGGCCGGCGATGCGCACCGGGCGGGTGCGCGTCATCCGGGGGCTGGCGGCGCGGGTGGTGATGGACGGCACCCGCGCGACGGGTGTCGCGCTGGCCGACGGGCGCGTGGTGACGGCCGCGCGCGAGGTGATCCTGGCGGCCTCGTCGATCAACACGCCCAAGCTGCTGATGCTGTCGGGGATCGGCCCGGCCGAGCATCTGCGCGCGCAGGGCATCGCCGTGGTGGCCGATCGCGCGGGGGTGGGCGGCAACTTGCAGGACCATCTGGAGCTGTACCTGCAATTCGCCACACGCGAGCCGATCAGCCTGTTCAAATACTGGAACGCCTGGGGCAAGGCCTGGGTCGGGGCGCAATGGCTGCTGTTCGGCAAGGGCCCGGGGGCGTCGAACCAGTTCGAAAGCTGCGGCTTCATCCGGTCGCGCGCGGGGATCGACTATCCCGACATCCAGTATCACTTTCTGCCCATCGCGGTGCGCTACGACGGCAAGGCGGTGGCCGACGGGCACGGGTTCCAGGCCCATGTCGGGCCGATGCGATCGAAGTCGCGCGGCACGGTGCGCCTGCGCTCGTCCGATCCCGCCGAGGCGCCCGAGATCCGGTTCAACTATATGTCGCATCCCGACGACTGGACCGAGTTCCGCACCGCGATCCGGTTGACGCGCGAGATCATGGCGCAGCCCGCCATGGCGCAGCATGTGAAGCACGAGATCCAGCCCGGCGCGGCGATCCAGGACGACGCGGCGCTGGACGATTTCATCCGCGCGCATGCCGAATCGGCCTATCACCCGTGTGGCACGGCGCGGATGGGGCGTGTCGACGATCCGCTGGCGGTGGTCGATCCCCAGGGGCGGGTGATCGGCGTGCAGGGGCTGCGGGTGGCGGATTCGTCGGTGTTTCCCAGGATCACCAACGGCAACCTGAACGCGCCCTCGATCCTGACCGGCGAGAAGATGGCGGATCACATCCTGGGCCGCGAACCCTTGCCGGCGTCAAATCTGGAGCCCTGGATACATCCGGACTGGCGCGTCGCGCAGCGTTAG
- the betI gene encoding transcriptional regulator BetI → MPKIGMEPIRRASLIKATIAEMGDVGSLEVTVSRIAKRAGMSSALAHHYFGSKEAMFLAAMRHVLGVYGAEVRGALAAADGPEARVRAVIRASFSASNFRREVVSAWLNFYVLAQTQDEVRRLLVVYQRRMVSNLTHALRPLLADRAPSVACSIAAMIDGAYLHATLGAATPDAGRAIARVEAYLTLALAG, encoded by the coding sequence ATGCCCAAGATCGGCATGGAGCCTATACGACGTGCCTCGTTGATCAAGGCCACAATTGCCGAAATGGGCGATGTCGGTTCGCTCGAGGTGACGGTCAGCCGGATCGCCAAGCGCGCTGGCATGTCGTCGGCGCTGGCGCATCACTATTTCGGCTCGAAAGAGGCGATGTTCCTGGCGGCGATGCGTCATGTGCTGGGGGTTTATGGCGCCGAAGTGCGCGGTGCGCTGGCGGCGGCGGACGGCCCCGAGGCCCGGGTGCGGGCGGTGATCCGGGCCTCGTTCTCGGCCTCGAACTTTCGCCGCGAGGTGGTCTCGGCCTGGCTCAATTTCTACGTCCTGGCGCAGACCCAGGACGAGGTGCGGCGCCTGCTGGTCGTCTATCAGCGGCGCATGGTGTCGAACCTGACGCACGCGTTGCGCCCGTTGCTGGCCGACCGGGCGCCTTCGGTGGCCTGTTCGATCGCGGCGATGATCGACGGCGCCTATTTGCACGCGACGCTGGGCGCGGCAACCCCGGACGCGGGCCGGGCCATCGCCCGGGTCGAGGCCTATCTCACGCTGGCGCTGGCGGGTTGA
- a CDS encoding choline ABC transporter substrate-binding protein, giving the protein MTLIRLSSATAALALITAPALADCGTVRFSDVGWTDITATTAVASTILDALGYQTETLVLSVPVTYTSMASGDIDVFLGNWMPTMEADIAPYRDAGTVDTVRMNLTGAKYTLATNAAGAALGIHDFADIAAHRDELEGKIYGIEPGNDGNRLILDMIQQDAFGLQGFQVVESSEQGMLAQVARSDRRNEPVIFLGWEPHPMNANFDMTYLSGGDDFFGPNFGGAEVYTNTRAGYVGECPNVGQFLTNLEFSLAMENEIMGAILDGGQEPGAAAASWLAAHPDVLGPWLQGVTTMDGGDAMAAVTAALN; this is encoded by the coding sequence ATGACCCTGATCCGCCTGTCCTCGGCGACCGCCGCGCTGGCCCTGATAACCGCGCCGGCGCTGGCCGATTGCGGCACCGTGCGCTTTTCGGATGTCGGCTGGACCGACATCACCGCGACGACCGCCGTCGCCTCGACCATCCTGGATGCGCTGGGCTACCAGACCGAGACGCTGGTGCTGTCGGTGCCTGTGACCTACACCTCGATGGCGTCTGGCGACATCGACGTGTTCCTGGGCAACTGGATGCCCACGATGGAGGCCGACATTGCCCCGTATCGCGATGCCGGAACCGTGGACACCGTCCGCATGAACCTGACGGGCGCGAAATACACGCTTGCCACCAATGCCGCCGGCGCCGCGCTGGGTATCCACGATTTCGCCGACATCGCCGCGCATCGCGATGAGCTGGAGGGCAAGATCTATGGCATCGAGCCCGGCAATGACGGCAACCGCCTGATCCTGGACATGATCCAGCAGGACGCGTTCGGCCTGCAGGGGTTCCAGGTTGTCGAAAGCTCGGAACAGGGCATGCTGGCACAGGTCGCGCGGTCGGACCGCCGCAACGAACCGGTGATCTTCCTGGGCTGGGAGCCGCACCCGATGAACGCCAATTTCGACATGACCTATCTGTCGGGCGGCGACGATTTCTTCGGCCCGAATTTCGGCGGCGCCGAGGTCTACACCAACACCCGCGCCGGCTATGTGGGCGAATGCCCGAACGTCGGCCAGTTCCTGACCAACCTGGAATTCAGCCTGGCGATGGAAAACGAGATCATGGGCGCGATCCTGGACGGCGGGCAGGAACCCGGCGCGGCGGCGGCGTCCTGGCTGGCGGCGCATCCCGATGTGCTGGGCCCCTGGCTGCAGGGCGTAACCACGATGGACGGTGGCGATGCGATGGCCGCCGTGACCGCCGCGCTGAACTGA
- the choW gene encoding choline ABC transporter permease subunit, whose product MSDPISDAVTGAKIPVGHVVANIFTWVQDNFWPAFDALEAVLSHVVDGLSAALLWPHPLVLVLLFGAITWLLQRNWVAVALVAGCALFAWNQGYWTLTMQTLVLVLGSCAVCMAVGVPLGIYSAHHPRFYRLLTPLLDLMQTLPTFVYLIPVLVLFGLGMVPGLVATVIFAMPAAIRLTELGIRSTPTALSEAATAFGATTMQRVFKVELPWAFPQIMAGLNQTIMLSLSMVVIAGLVGAPGLGVPVVRALNSVNAALGFESGAVIVAVAIMLDRMLRVEAKS is encoded by the coding sequence ATGTCAGACCCGATTTCCGACGCCGTCACGGGGGCCAAGATCCCGGTGGGGCATGTCGTCGCCAATATCTTCACCTGGGTGCAGGACAATTTCTGGCCAGCCTTCGACGCCCTCGAAGCCGTGCTCAGCCATGTCGTGGACGGGTTGTCGGCGGCTCTGCTCTGGCCGCACCCGCTGGTGCTGGTGCTGCTGTTCGGCGCGATCACCTGGCTGTTGCAACGCAACTGGGTGGCCGTGGCGCTGGTCGCGGGCTGCGCGCTGTTTGCCTGGAACCAGGGGTATTGGACCCTGACCATGCAGACCCTGGTGCTGGTGCTGGGATCGTGCGCGGTGTGCATGGCGGTCGGGGTGCCCCTGGGCATCTATTCGGCCCATCACCCGCGCTTCTATCGGTTGCTGACGCCGCTGCTGGACCTGATGCAGACGTTGCCGACATTTGTCTATCTGATCCCCGTTCTGGTGCTGTTCGGCCTGGGCATGGTGCCCGGGCTGGTCGCCACCGTGATCTTCGCCATGCCGGCGGCGATCCGCCTGACCGAGCTGGGCATCCGGTCCACCCCGACCGCCCTGTCAGAGGCGGCGACCGCCTTTGGCGCCACCACCATGCAACGGGTGTTCAAGGTCGAGCTGCCCTGGGCCTTTCCGCAGATCATGGCCGGTCTCAATCAGACGATCATGCTGTCGCTCAGCATGGTGGTGATTGCCGGGCTTGTCGGCGCGCCGGGGCTGGGCGTGCCGGTTGTGCGCGCGCTCAACTCGGTCAATGCGGCGCTGGGTTTCGAATCGGGGGCGGTGATCGTCGCGGTGGCGATCATGCTGGACCGGATGCTGCGCGTGGAGGCCAAGTCATGA
- the choV gene encoding choline ABC transporter ATP-binding protein, which yields MTEPATSPAKPGIAVSFRHVSIVFGDNPYAAIPLMETGQSRTDIQKATGQVLGVHDCTLDVAEGEILVLMGLSGSGKSTLLRAVNGLNPIVQGDVLVHDGAQMVSVPKAAPKTLRKLRTDTVAMVFQQFGLLPWRSVRENVGLGLELAGVPRAERARRVAAQLDLVGLSQWAGRKVAELSGGMQQRVGLARAFATEAPVLLMDEPFSALDPLIRTRLQDELLDLQARLKRTIIFVSHDLDEAFKLGNRIAIMEGGRIIQCGTPSEIYTAPANGYVADFVAHMNPLGVLRARDAMVAAPRPAAAPRPAPASLTLPADTPLRDAMARLAEGQGRVLLTDNHHVIGMLTEGSAVAALIAKRGAEGQEARETA from the coding sequence ATGACCGAGCCCGCCACCTCGCCCGCAAAACCGGGCATTGCCGTGTCCTTCCGCCATGTCTCGATCGTGTTCGGCGACAACCCCTATGCGGCGATTCCCCTGATGGAGACCGGGCAGTCGCGCACCGACATCCAGAAAGCCACCGGCCAGGTGCTGGGGGTGCACGACTGCACCCTCGATGTGGCCGAGGGCGAGATCCTGGTGCTGATGGGCCTGTCGGGGTCGGGCAAGTCCACGCTGCTCAGGGCGGTGAACGGGCTCAATCCCATCGTGCAGGGCGACGTGCTGGTCCATGACGGCGCACAGATGGTCAGCGTGCCCAAGGCCGCGCCCAAGACGCTGCGCAAGCTGCGCACCGACACGGTGGCGATGGTGTTCCAGCAATTCGGCCTGCTGCCCTGGCGCAGCGTGCGCGAGAACGTCGGCCTGGGGCTGGAGCTGGCTGGCGTCCCGCGCGCGGAGCGCGCGCGCCGGGTCGCGGCGCAGCTTGATCTGGTGGGTCTGTCGCAATGGGCGGGGCGCAAGGTCGCCGAGCTGTCGGGCGGGATGCAGCAGCGCGTCGGCCTGGCCCGGGCCTTTGCCACCGAGGCGCCGGTGCTGCTGATGGACGAGCCCTTCAGCGCGCTGGACCCGCTGATCCGAACCCGGCTTCAGGATGAGTTGCTGGACCTTCAGGCGCGCCTCAAACGCACGATCATCTTCGTCAGTCACGACCTGGACGAGGCCTTCAAGCTGGGAAACCGCATCGCCATCATGGAGGGCGGGCGCATCATCCAGTGCGGCACCCCGTCCGAGATCTACACCGCCCCCGCGAACGGGTATGTCGCGGATTTCGTGGCGCACATGAACCCGCTGGGCGTGCTGCGCGCGCGCGACGCGATGGTCGCTGCGCCCCGCCCCGCCGCTGCGCCCCGCCCCGCCCCCGCCAGCCTGACCCTGCCCGCCGACACCCCGCTGCGCGACGCGATGGCCCGCCTGGCCGAGGGGCAGGGCCGCGTGCTGCTGACCGACAATCACCACGTCATCGGGATGCTGACCGAGGGCAGCGCGGTGGCCGCCCTGATCGCCAAGCGCGGCGCCGAGGGGCAGGAAGCCCGGGAAACCGCCTGA
- a CDS encoding CAP domain-containing protein: protein MILRLLVLVLLLAGPAAACQMPADLPALRSALLSLVNDRRAEAGLPALTNDSRLGRAAQTQACRMADRERLTHRGSWLAGLGRRLRREDYAYAMAVENIGEGQRDPAEIVTAWMDSRDHRLNLLAPDARDAGFGVALAETGRLNWSMVAAAPR, encoded by the coding sequence GTGATCCTCCGCCTGCTGGTTCTGGTGCTGCTGCTGGCCGGACCTGCGGCGGCCTGCCAGATGCCGGCGGATCTGCCGGCGCTGCGCAGCGCGCTGCTGTCGCTGGTCAACGACCGGCGCGCCGAGGCCGGTCTGCCCGCGTTGACGAACGATTCCCGCCTGGGCCGCGCGGCGCAGACGCAGGCCTGTCGCATGGCCGACCGGGAACGCCTGACCCATCGCGGCAGTTGGCTGGCCGGCCTGGGGCGGCGCTTGCGGCGCGAGGATTACGCCTATGCGATGGCGGTCGAGAACATCGGCGAAGGCCAGCGCGACCCGGCCGAGATCGTCACGGCCTGGATGGATTCGCGCGATCACCGCCTGAACCTGCTGGCGCCCGACGCGCGCGACGCCGGTTTTGGGGTCGCCCTGGCCGAAACCGGGCGGCTGAACTGGTCGATGGTCGCCGCCGCGCCGCGCTGA
- a CDS encoding DMT family transporter, which yields MNTLNTEAAASSRTAGPRDQQPLKGVLLMLASGLCFVGLTAGVKHMGSDIPAAQSAFLRYSLGLVFLLPMIPAMRRAKLDAATWRAFGWRGAAHTLAVILWFYAMTRIPLAEVSAMGYLNPIYTTIGAALFLGEPLRLRRILAIGMAILGALVILRPGMRELNSGHLAMLGTSFLFAVSYMMAKSLSGKASPTVIVGMLSVTVTIGLTPFALAVWQPVTWTEIAWFLAIATAATAGHYLMTMAFAAAPITVTQPVNALQLVWSITLGALLFGEGVDLWVVIGGLMIVSAVIFIALREHQLRRAAIRGAVAP from the coding sequence ATGAACACGTTAAATACCGAAGCCGCTGCTTCCTCCCGAACCGCTGGCCCGCGCGACCAGCAGCCCCTGAAAGGGGTTCTGCTGATGCTGGCATCCGGGCTCTGCTTTGTCGGGCTGACGGCCGGGGTCAAGCACATGGGATCGGACATCCCGGCGGCGCAGTCGGCGTTCCTGCGCTATTCGCTGGGGCTGGTGTTCCTGCTGCCGATGATCCCCGCCATGCGCCGCGCAAAGCTGGACGCGGCCACCTGGCGGGCCTTTGGCTGGCGCGGGGCGGCGCACACGCTGGCGGTGATCTTGTGGTTCTACGCCATGACCCGCATCCCGCTGGCCGAGGTTTCGGCCATGGGCTACCTGAACCCGATCTACACCACCATCGGCGCGGCGCTGTTCCTGGGCGAGCCGTTGCGGCTGCGCCGGATCCTGGCGATCGGCATGGCGATCCTGGGCGCGCTGGTGATCCTGCGGCCGGGGATGCGCGAGCTGAATTCGGGCCATCTGGCGATGCTGGGGACCTCGTTCCTGTTCGCGGTGTCCTACATGATGGCCAAAAGCCTGAGCGGAAAGGCCTCGCCCACGGTGATCGTTGGAATGCTGTCGGTGACCGTCACCATCGGCCTGACGCCCTTTGCGCTGGCGGTCTGGCAGCCGGTCACCTGGACCGAGATCGCGTGGTTCCTGGCCATCGCCACGGCCGCGACGGCGGGCCACTACCTGATGACCATGGCCTTTGCCGCCGCGCCGATCACCGTGACCCAACCCGTGAACGCGTTGCAACTGGTCTGGTCTATCACCTTGGGTGCGCTCCTTTTCGGCGAGGGGGTGGACCTGTGGGTGGTCATCGGCGGCTTGATGATCGTTTCGGCGGTCATTTTCATCGCCTTGCGCGAACATCAACTGCGGCGCGCGGCCATCCGTGGCGCGGTGGCGCCGTGA